Proteins encoded by one window of Sorangium aterium:
- a CDS encoding lipin/Ned1/Smp2 family protein → MATTVLAIGCGSADATLEWAPSGDGGGGQGGDGDGRGGDGDGENSGGGQSDGGGGKGDGGGGAPSGEDGGSSGDGAPGAFCNPPPACDAPPPDPGEELAWNHPSSYLIAGAGSPNHRGRDLYLTPDDPQWIIGKFAYGITDKDLKDERVDIYLLRGCGGAWERLGSATTTEADSAHRAVEGVSDDGGRVYFEIPAAQRLGPGRHRVHLVVRGDLSSTDLFIEVVQRGAPVFVSDVDGTLTGTETEEFTSLLLGELPDVHAHAAAAFHRLTSKGYRPMYLTARPEWLVQRTRDFLEAYGFPPGIVHTTLSLTGAVGDRAVEYKTAELERLFDGREMMPAWAFGNTATDAEAYDNAGVMPLAQRVFYRFDDESHGGRRIDGYDELFAEIDALPSLCD, encoded by the coding sequence ATGGCGACAACAGTGCTCGCGATCGGCTGCGGATCGGCCGACGCGACGCTCGAGTGGGCGCCGAGCGGCGACGGGGGCGGTGGCCAGGGCGGCGATGGCGATGGCCGGGGCGGCGATGGCGACGGCGAGAACAGCGGTGGGGGCCAGAGCGATGGCGGCGGGGGCAAGGGCGATGGCGGCGGCGGCGCACCGAGCGGCGAGGACGGCGGTTCGAGCGGCGACGGGGCGCCGGGGGCCTTCTGCAACCCACCTCCGGCGTGCGATGCGCCGCCGCCGGATCCGGGCGAGGAGCTCGCGTGGAACCACCCGTCCTCGTACCTCATCGCCGGTGCTGGGAGCCCCAACCACCGCGGACGCGATCTCTACCTGACGCCCGATGACCCGCAGTGGATCATCGGAAAGTTCGCCTACGGGATCACGGACAAGGACCTGAAGGATGAGCGGGTCGACATCTATCTGCTCCGCGGCTGCGGCGGCGCGTGGGAGCGCCTCGGCTCGGCGACCACGACGGAAGCGGACTCGGCGCACCGCGCGGTCGAGGGCGTCAGCGATGACGGCGGCCGCGTCTATTTCGAGATCCCCGCGGCGCAGCGGCTCGGTCCGGGCCGGCACCGGGTCCACCTGGTCGTCCGCGGCGACCTCTCGAGCACCGACCTCTTCATCGAGGTCGTCCAGCGGGGCGCCCCGGTGTTCGTCAGCGACGTCGATGGGACGCTCACCGGCACGGAGACCGAGGAGTTCACCTCGCTCCTCCTCGGCGAGCTGCCCGACGTGCACGCGCACGCCGCGGCGGCGTTCCACCGGCTCACGTCGAAGGGCTACCGCCCGATGTACCTGACCGCGCGGCCGGAGTGGCTCGTCCAGCGCACGCGCGACTTCCTCGAGGCGTACGGCTTCCCGCCTGGCATCGTGCACACCACGCTGAGCCTGACCGGCGCGGTGGGCGACCGCGCCGTGGAGTACAAGACAGCGGAGCTGGAGCGGCTGTTCGACGGAAGGGAGATGATGCCCGCGTGGGCCTTCGGCAACACGGCGACCGACGCCGAGGCCTACGACAACGCCGGCGTGATGCCGCTCGCGCAGCGCGTGTTCTATCGGTTCGACGATGAGTCGCACGGGGGCCGTCGCATCGACGGCTACGACGAGCTGTTCGCCGAGATCGACGCGCTCCCCAGCCTCTGCGATTGA